Part of the Cryptosporangium arvum DSM 44712 genome, ACGCGGTCGAACGGCGTCGGCGAACCGCCGCGCTGGACGTGCCCGAGCACGACCGCCCGCGACTCCTTGCCGGTGCGCTCCTCGATCCGCTCGGCGAGCCACTGCCCGATGCCGCCCAGCCGCACGTGCCCGAACGCGTCGAGCTCGCCGCTCTTGAGCACCTCGGCGCCTTCCTGCGGCACCGCGCCCTCGGCGACCACGAGGATCGGCGAGTAGTGCTGGGTGGCGAACCGCGACTCGACGTGCTTGATCACGTCGTCGAGGCTGAACGGCAGCTCGGGGACGAGGATCACGTTCGCGCCGCCGGCCAGCCCGGAGTGCAGCGCGATCCACCCGGCGTGCCGCCCCATCACCTCGACGACGAGCGCGCGGTGGTGCGACTCGGCGGTGGTGTGCAGCCGGTCGATCGCCTCGACCGCGACCGTCACCGCGGTGTCGAACCCGAACGTGTAGTCGGTCGCGCCCAGGTCGTTGTCGATCGTCTTGGGCACACCGACCACCGGGATGCCCTCGTCGGTGAGCTTCTTCGCCACGCCGAGGGTGTCCTCGCCGCCGATCGCGATCAGCGACTCGATGCCCCGCCGCTCCAGCGTCTCCCGGATCTTCTCGACGCCGTACTCCACTTTGTACGGGTTGGTCCGCGACGAGCCCAGGATCGTGCCACCCCGCGGCAGGATGCCGCGGACCTGCTCGATGCCCAGCGGCCGCGCGTCGTCCTCCACCGGACCGCGCCAGCCGTCCCGGAAACCGGAGAACTCGTGCCCGTACACACTCACGCCCTTGCGGACGATGGCCCGGATGACGGCGTTGAGGCCGGGGCAGTCTCCCCCGCCGGTGAGCACGCCGATGTGCATGGTGCGGTCCTTTCGTAGCACGCGGGCGGCGGAAGGGAACCGCGTCACGGTGCTACGAGGGGTGTCGATCCGACGCGGTAGCCGCCTCGGTGCACACGGTAGTCGTCAGAGCGATCCGATGCGGACACCTTCCGGCGCGGAAACGCGCGCCTTCTCCATCGCCCGCCAGCGGGCCAGGTTGTGCCGGGCGTCGGCGACCGCGTCGTGCTGGTCGACGCCCGCCGGGGGCAGCTCGGGACGGCCCAGATCGTCCCAGCGCTGACGCAGGTCCTTGGTGAACCGGGGAATCGCGCGCGGCAGCGCGGGCATCGGACCCCACAGCTGGCAGAGCGCTACGTGGTCGTACGCGGCGTACCAGGCCCACAGCTCCACCGAGCCGCGCGCCGGTACGCCCGCGGTGAGGAACTCCAAGAGTTCAACTTTGATTCGTTCGCGCGACATCCACGCCTTCGACGATGGGCCGGGCAGCTTGTCGAGGACGTTCTTACGCACCCAGGGAATCGCGCGGGTGTCGTCGAACTCGGTGGATACGGCGTAAAACTCGTTGCCGTCCTCGTCGACCGCTCCGATCGAGACCAGGTCGATGGTGTGCCCGTCCTCGATGAATTCGGTGTCGTAGAAGATGCGACGAAGCGGTGCCATCCCTTCATTCTGCCGTGCCGTGTTCCCCGCACAAATCCCCGTATTAAAACGATCCAGAAAGGGTACGACCGGGCTGCTGTCCGGGGCCGGACGTGCTGCCCCCTCCAAACCGGTCACAGTCGGTCACTTGAGTGACCACAGGACGAAACTCGCAAGAAACTATTGTCCGACAGCGTGGTTGTTCTCACCCGTCACACTGGGCTGGCCATCCCCCAGCTCGGTCCTGACCGGAAGGGGTCGCCGATGAGAGCCGATACCCGTAGTTGGTTCTCCCGCCGGACCTCCACCGCGAGTGACTGGCCCGTCGAGGCTCTTGCCGACCGCAAGGGCTCGACGAGCGTCGCCGTGGTGCTGCCGGCGCTCAACGAGGAAGACACCGTCGGCACGATCGTCGAACGCATCGTGCATCTGGCGGCACAGACCGACCTCATCGACGACATCGTGGTCGTCGACTCGGGGTCCACCGACCGAACCGCCGAACGGGCCGCGGCCGCCGGCGCCCGCGTCGCCCATCGTGACGCGATCGTCCCCGACCTGCCCAGCCGCCCGGGCAAGGGCGAGGTGCTCTGGCGGTCGCTGCACGCGACCAGCGCGGACATCGTGGTCTACGTCGACGCCGACCTG contains:
- a CDS encoding 6-phosphofructokinase produces the protein MHIGVLTGGGDCPGLNAVIRAIVRKGVSVYGHEFSGFRDGWRGPVEDDARPLGIEQVRGILPRGGTILGSSRTNPYKVEYGVEKIRETLERRGIESLIAIGGEDTLGVAKKLTDEGIPVVGVPKTIDNDLGATDYTFGFDTAVTVAVEAIDRLHTTAESHHRALVVEVMGRHAGWIALHSGLAGGANVILVPELPFSLDDVIKHVESRFATQHYSPILVVAEGAVPQEGAEVLKSGELDAFGHVRLGGIGQWLAERIEERTGKESRAVVLGHVQRGGSPTPFDRVLATRFGLHAIDAAHERDWGKMVALQGTDIVRVPIEEATRELKTVPLSRYAEAEVFFG
- a CDS encoding polyadenylate-specific 3'-exoribonuclease AS; this encodes MAPLRRIFYDTEFIEDGHTIDLVSIGAVDEDGNEFYAVSTEFDDTRAIPWVRKNVLDKLPGPSSKAWMSRERIKVELLEFLTAGVPARGSVELWAWYAAYDHVALCQLWGPMPALPRAIPRFTKDLRQRWDDLGRPELPPAGVDQHDAVADARHNLARWRAMEKARVSAPEGVRIGSL